In Sphingobacterium thalpophilum, a genomic segment contains:
- a CDS encoding sugar O-acetyltransferase: protein MKTSDNSYQEDIFERLKKNKNISSDDPQGYRLQQASFATKALLVPMNNSADPKEIRNLLSQITGSAIDESTTVFTPLYINYGKNTTIGKNVFINFDCVFLDLGGIIIEDDVLIAPKVSLLTEGHPIEAEKRQSLTVAPIHIKKNAWIGANATILPGVTIGENAVVAAGSVVSKDVPDNTVVGGIPAKIIKNI from the coding sequence ATGAAAACATCAGATAATAGTTATCAGGAAGATATTTTTGAACGATTGAAAAAGAATAAAAATATTTCTTCCGATGATCCCCAGGGATACCGTTTACAGCAAGCTTCTTTTGCTACAAAAGCATTATTGGTGCCTATGAACAATTCAGCTGATCCCAAAGAGATAAGAAATCTATTAAGTCAGATTACCGGTTCAGCTATAGATGAAAGTACGACTGTATTTACACCATTATATATCAACTATGGCAAGAATACAACGATAGGAAAAAATGTCTTCATAAACTTCGACTGTGTTTTTTTGGATTTAGGTGGTATAATTATAGAAGATGATGTGTTAATAGCTCCCAAAGTGAGTTTATTAACAGAAGGCCATCCAATTGAGGCTGAAAAGAGACAATCGTTAACTGTGGCTCCGATCCATATAAAAAAGAATGCTTGGATTGGGGCAAATGCAACAATCCTGCCCGGCGTTACGATTGGAGAAAATGCGGTGGTAGCAGCTGGTTCCGTAGTCAGCAAGGACGTACCGGATAATACAGTTGTTGGTGGAATTCCGGCAAAAATTATTAAAAACATATAA
- a CDS encoding cupin domain-containing protein, which yields MNTAEIFPKGEPLPKEWFTGDAFLTPLVAKDKNNDFSAGSVTFAPGARTNWHTHPKGQVLLVIEGNGLYQEKGKPAQAIKKGDVVNIPENIEHWHGATTATKMVHVAITNFKEDVQVTWLNPVTEEEFSLANK from the coding sequence ATGAACACAGCAGAAATATTTCCCAAAGGGGAACCATTGCCTAAGGAATGGTTTACTGGAGATGCATTTTTAACCCCTTTGGTAGCAAAGGATAAAAACAATGATTTCTCCGCAGGTAGCGTAACTTTTGCACCTGGTGCGAGAACAAACTGGCATACTCATCCTAAAGGCCAGGTTTTACTGGTAATCGAAGGAAATGGACTCTATCAGGAGAAAGGGAAACCGGCACAAGCAATCAAAAAAGGTGATGTTGTCAATATTCCTGAGAATATAGAACACTGGCACGGCGCAACTACTGCTACTAAAATGGTGCATGTTGCCATCACTAATTTTAAAGAAGATGTTCAGGTTACTTGGCTAAATCCCGTAACAGAAGAAGAATTCAGTTTAGCCAATAAATAA
- a CDS encoding glycosyltransferase family 39 protein, whose translation MTKSTRIIIIIFCLVKLTLHIIADFHSGFQGDELLHIETGNHLAFGYMEFPPVIGVLAFIQNLFHAQSVFIHHLFPHIATILIVIYLGKTVFELGGGSIATAIALSCLLISPGFGGSQQSFQPVVFSQCFWLISFYQLVRFVKYEDRKYLWYLTVFISLAFLTKYDALFFLVGIAALLFFRRIRKALVAARYWQCMVVALLILLPNIAWQYANNFPALQMFARLYETQLDELTFSKVVFGLFLDVNPITAIMLIPTLIFIWGGQKTKHYYRPIASSILLSIVFLAYSKGKAYYFFPIVLTLLPFCGILFEHIILPKRKWLLIPLSVILLLGTVLIPFGLPIYSYAHYMDRIHKYFPKNVKNGKEILPMQEYITKQKWETSMHELHSVYDSLPLNEKTSCLIWGKHYSQAGAVELMKSTFGLPNAFCYHGSFYSWSPLGQMPQTVIAICYNDTSDDFFYPFFEEVVPVRKLYSPYASSEGWVLQTIYICKKPKQDFNKMKDLFKSRIFE comes from the coding sequence ATGACTAAAAGCACCCGGATTATTATTATCATTTTCTGTCTCGTTAAACTGACACTTCACATTATAGCCGATTTCCATTCAGGTTTTCAGGGCGACGAACTGCTACATATAGAAACTGGAAACCATCTGGCCTTTGGCTATATGGAATTTCCGCCTGTCATAGGAGTTTTGGCATTTATCCAAAATTTGTTTCACGCTCAATCGGTCTTCATTCATCATCTTTTTCCACATATCGCGACAATACTCATCGTCATCTACCTTGGTAAGACCGTATTTGAACTTGGAGGGGGGAGTATAGCCACCGCTATCGCATTATCCTGCCTATTGATATCGCCGGGCTTCGGAGGGTCACAGCAGTCGTTTCAGCCGGTTGTATTTAGCCAATGTTTTTGGCTGATCTCATTTTATCAGTTGGTGAGGTTTGTAAAATATGAAGACAGAAAATACCTCTGGTATTTAACGGTCTTTATTTCCCTTGCTTTTCTTACGAAATATGATGCACTGTTTTTTTTGGTGGGCATTGCCGCGCTACTGTTCTTTCGGAGAATTCGAAAGGCTTTAGTAGCTGCCAGGTACTGGCAATGTATGGTCGTTGCTCTTCTTATTTTATTGCCAAATATTGCATGGCAATATGCGAACAATTTTCCAGCGTTGCAGATGTTTGCTAGGCTTTATGAGACGCAATTGGATGAACTAACTTTCAGCAAAGTTGTTTTTGGACTTTTTTTAGATGTCAATCCTATTACAGCCATTATGCTTATCCCTACATTGATTTTTATCTGGGGTGGTCAAAAAACAAAGCACTATTATAGGCCTATAGCGAGTTCAATTCTACTGTCTATTGTATTTTTGGCCTATTCAAAGGGTAAAGCTTATTACTTTTTCCCGATTGTTCTTACGTTATTGCCCTTTTGTGGTATTTTGTTTGAACATATCATTCTGCCAAAGAGAAAATGGTTGTTAATTCCACTGAGTGTCATTTTATTACTTGGAACTGTTTTGATACCATTTGGTCTACCTATATATTCTTATGCACATTATATGGATCGGATTCATAAATATTTTCCTAAAAATGTAAAAAATGGTAAGGAGATTCTTCCTATGCAAGAGTATATTACCAAGCAAAAATGGGAAACGAGCATGCATGAACTACACTCAGTATACGACAGTTTACCCCTTAATGAAAAAACAAGTTGTCTTATTTGGGGCAAACATTACTCGCAGGCCGGTGCGGTTGAACTGATGAAGAGTACATTTGGGCTCCCGAATGCTTTTTGTTATCATGGTAGTTTCTATAGCTGGTCACCATTGGGGCAAATGCCCCAAACGGTGATTGCCATTTGTTATAACGATACCAGTGATGACTTCTTTTATCCTTTTTTTGAAGAAGTTGTTCCTGTACGAAAGTTGTATAGCCCCTATGCAAGTAGCGAAGGTTGGGTGCTGCAGACGATTTATATCTGTAAAAAGCCTAAACAGGACTTTAACAAAATGAAAGATTTGTTTAAAAGCAGAATATTTGAATAA
- a CDS encoding LytTR family DNA-binding domain-containing protein, producing the protein MMIRAILVDDEISNTKNLKALLAKYCPDVEVVAIANTINEAASSIKNNRPNLVFLDIEMGRQTSFDLLKNFETIDFQVIFVTAYNHYGIQAIKHAALDYLLKPIDIDELKLAVEKARKKVSTIAQNLQVEFLVQQLTSKQRLPKKIALAFQNETRYLLISDIVRCEADDTYTVFHLLNEETITSSKSLREYSDILIPHSFIRTHQSHLINPRYIQSWLKEDGGTLLLTNREKIPVSKPNRERVKNTLAQL; encoded by the coding sequence ATGATGATACGTGCTATTTTAGTGGATGATGAAATTTCAAACACCAAAAATTTAAAGGCATTATTGGCTAAGTATTGCCCCGATGTTGAAGTTGTGGCAATCGCAAATACGATTAATGAAGCAGCGAGCTCAATTAAAAATAATAGACCCAATTTGGTATTTCTTGATATAGAAATGGGACGTCAAACAAGTTTTGACCTGCTTAAGAATTTTGAAACGATAGACTTTCAGGTGATTTTTGTTACAGCATATAATCACTATGGTATACAGGCCATAAAACATGCAGCATTGGATTATCTTCTAAAGCCTATTGATATCGACGAACTCAAATTGGCCGTTGAAAAGGCTCGCAAAAAAGTAAGTACAATAGCACAAAATTTACAGGTAGAATTTTTGGTTCAACAGCTGACATCAAAACAAAGGTTGCCTAAAAAGATAGCACTTGCTTTTCAAAACGAAACTCGATACTTACTCATTAGCGATATTGTACGTTGTGAAGCAGACGATACCTATACCGTTTTCCACTTACTAAATGAAGAGACAATAACTTCTTCAAAATCACTAAGAGAATACAGCGATATATTAATCCCGCATAGCTTTATTCGGACACACCAAAGTCACCTTATCAATCCCAGGTATATTCAAAGTTGGCTTAAGGAAGATGGCGGGACTTTACTATTGACAAACCGTGAGAAAATACCAGTATCTAAACCAAACCGTGAGCGTGTAAAGAATACTTTGGCTCAGTTGTGA
- a CDS encoding histidine kinase yields MKKNTFLLIAIFFWIPIFAQVSSKDEQYPIDKKVEYYLGSIDIGGISVGASFDTWSKIRSYANSFPNISNKALTYVNNGNRVQFKIRTKLLTGIKNYRFAIVDDLKNTLLSGRLEDLTFKKHGIFGYIAELPITEIRNKNISVTLYNEKNPSQQGTAIIYNTLIPKTEIIFLGREVIDRSNRSAVEMKTDASKIIFDKDVKGLMVAVKKNDYSSIYSLLVKEKKTGKVVFKSNSWNYSFYTVDGIEQPNISIGRENFKNSGEYEIIIRPELEKMTEKEMESSSFRQNVKIQIDRIFSMKDMIMWSLSLIIIFSIISFLLIYVLRRRNRKKIREQSLNKKISETKLISIQAQLNPHFLFNSLASIQSFINNNDVDNANRYLSKFARLTRNVLDSELVNILADERDLLTDYLQMEQLRFGFEYGINVNDLDPNNIEIPTMLLQPLVENAIKHGISELKGGGKIGLYFERRESDMMIAIIDNGRGYDVAHAPFGLGIKLTNERIQLWNELHPETNIFINTESKNTGTCVSLIFKNWL; encoded by the coding sequence ATGAAAAAAAACACGTTTTTACTAATCGCTATATTCTTTTGGATACCAATTTTTGCTCAGGTCAGCAGCAAGGACGAGCAGTATCCTATAGATAAAAAGGTAGAATATTATTTAGGAAGTATCGATATTGGAGGAATAAGCGTCGGAGCCTCCTTCGATACCTGGAGTAAAATTAGGAGCTATGCAAACAGTTTTCCCAATATCAGTAACAAAGCGCTGACTTATGTCAACAATGGAAATAGGGTACAATTTAAAATTCGAACTAAACTACTTACAGGCATAAAGAACTATCGTTTTGCTATTGTCGATGATTTAAAAAATACGTTGTTATCCGGACGCTTAGAAGATCTGACCTTCAAAAAGCATGGCATATTTGGATATATAGCAGAATTGCCAATAACGGAGATTCGAAATAAGAACATTTCTGTAACCTTATATAACGAAAAAAATCCTTCACAACAGGGAACCGCTATTATCTATAACACGTTGATCCCAAAAACTGAAATTATCTTTCTTGGAAGAGAGGTAATTGATAGATCAAATAGATCAGCGGTCGAAATGAAAACAGATGCGTCGAAAATTATCTTCGACAAGGATGTTAAGGGTTTGATGGTTGCTGTTAAAAAAAATGATTACAGTTCCATTTACTCATTATTGGTAAAAGAAAAGAAAACTGGTAAGGTTGTATTTAAGAGTAACTCCTGGAATTACAGTTTTTACACTGTAGATGGAATAGAGCAACCGAATATTTCAATAGGCCGGGAGAATTTCAAAAATTCGGGAGAGTATGAAATCATTATTCGACCAGAATTAGAGAAGATGACGGAGAAAGAGATGGAATCGTCTAGTTTCAGACAAAATGTCAAAATACAAATTGATAGAATTTTCTCTATGAAAGATATGATCATGTGGTCTCTTTCATTAATTATTATCTTTAGCATTATAAGCTTTCTTCTAATTTATGTACTGCGTAGAAGAAATAGAAAAAAAATCCGAGAACAGAGTTTAAATAAAAAAATATCGGAAACAAAACTGATCTCGATTCAGGCGCAACTCAATCCTCATTTTCTTTTTAATTCACTTGCTAGTATTCAGAGTTTTATAAATAACAATGATGTGGACAATGCAAATAGGTATTTAAGCAAATTTGCCCGTCTCACCCGAAATGTGCTGGACAGTGAATTGGTGAATATACTCGCGGACGAGCGAGATCTCTTAACTGATTATCTTCAGATGGAACAGCTACGATTTGGCTTCGAATATGGGATAAATGTTAACGATCTTGATCCCAATAATATCGAAATACCGACAATGCTCCTACAGCCGCTGGTTGAAAATGCCATAAAACATGGAATATCAGAATTGAAGGGAGGAGGAAAGATCGGCTTATATTTTGAGAGGAGGGAGAGTGATATGATGATAGCTATAATAGATAATGGTCGGGGCTATGATGTCGCACATGCACCATTCGGATTAGGAATCAAGTTGACGAATGAGCGTATACAGCTTTGGAATGAATTGCATCCGGAGACAAATATTTTCATAAATACAGAATCTAAGAATACTGGAACATGCGTATCTTTAATTTTTAAAAATTGGTTATGA
- a CDS encoding DUF6882 domain-containing protein — translation MKKTDYEQFAGKKCQELIQIQERFRAQFELSNYQQWYYDAELALLRLYNNDEDQIYLKYIPIGTFSFTSETWMWSWFNEQSVEPNKGNILAVKDFGIKNNYTKLTEGTFPADEFDCWEFAAISLDMLDGMGLYRVSTEKLQSYFLITAVLDENSREVVHFNQAKVTCKIHGLSRPAFICQHLDLKNPKGFEESFDTYKGMELDEEDDFAAWCDECERVRMKYNGWNEDSEEFAKIKLVCEDCYFELKDFNKAE, via the coding sequence TTGAAAAAAACAGATTATGAACAGTTTGCTGGTAAAAAATGTCAGGAACTTATACAGATCCAGGAAAGATTTAGAGCGCAGTTTGAGCTAAGCAACTATCAGCAATGGTATTATGACGCTGAACTTGCGCTTCTGAGGTTATACAATAACGATGAAGATCAGATTTATCTAAAATATATTCCGATAGGTACTTTTTCGTTTACATCAGAAACATGGATGTGGAGCTGGTTCAATGAGCAAAGTGTCGAACCCAATAAGGGGAATATACTTGCTGTTAAAGATTTTGGAATCAAAAACAATTATACCAAATTGACAGAAGGAACTTTCCCTGCAGATGAATTCGATTGTTGGGAGTTTGCGGCGATTTCTTTGGATATGTTGGATGGCATGGGGCTTTATAGGGTAAGCACAGAAAAGCTCCAAAGTTATTTCCTGATCACTGCTGTTCTGGATGAAAATTCTCGGGAAGTTGTCCATTTCAACCAGGCAAAAGTAACATGCAAAATCCATGGCTTGTCGAGACCAGCATTTATATGCCAGCATCTTGATCTGAAAAATCCTAAAGGTTTTGAAGAAAGTTTCGATACCTATAAAGGGATGGAACTTGATGAAGAAGATGATTTTGCAGCTTGGTGCGATGAATGTGAAAGGGTCAGAATGAAATATAATGGTTGGAACGAAGACTCAGAAGAATTTGCGAAGATCAAACTTGTTTGTGAAGATTGTTACTTTGAGCTGAAAGACTTTAATAAGGCCGAGTAA
- a CDS encoding IS4 family transposase, which yields MINLNVFSQILSLIDRELFKDLVSKHKSDKHQKGINSWTHLVSMLFCHFSSADSVRDISNGLPSTTGNLNHLGVVRAPSKSNISYINTHRTHELFKDLYYFVLDRLWQKDTHFRKDLVQLKRKVYLMDASIIPLCLSVFDWAKFRSTKGAVKLHTVLDYDGCLPVFMQITDGKVHESQRAGSYSFSKGSVVVVDRGYVDYSWLGDLDSRGCYFVTRSKVNMKYKVIKSYQSEALMEKGILKDELIELSGAACNKYNGKPLRLVHFWDSTTGNEYHFLTNNTKWKASLVANIYKQRWHIEVFFKHLKQRLKVSTFIGTSENAVMIQIWTSLIGILLLKYLQKKAKYDWNLSNLVAFIRMNIFVKINIWQWIDDPFLRPPIKGKKGQLKIFAD from the coding sequence ATGATAAATTTAAATGTTTTTAGTCAGATTTTATCTCTTATCGACCGCGAATTATTCAAAGATTTGGTTTCAAAGCACAAAAGTGACAAACATCAGAAAGGGATCAACAGCTGGACGCATCTAGTCAGTATGCTTTTCTGTCATTTTTCCTCGGCAGATTCGGTTCGTGATATTAGTAACGGCCTACCCAGTACCACTGGTAACCTGAACCACTTAGGTGTAGTAAGAGCTCCAAGTAAGTCTAATATATCCTATATCAACACACACCGTACCCATGAACTTTTCAAAGATCTTTACTATTTTGTTTTGGATAGGCTTTGGCAAAAGGACACCCATTTTCGCAAAGATCTTGTTCAGCTAAAGCGTAAAGTATATCTGATGGATGCAAGCATCATCCCCTTATGTCTATCTGTATTTGACTGGGCAAAGTTTCGCAGCACCAAAGGTGCCGTAAAGCTGCACACTGTCTTGGATTATGATGGCTGCCTACCTGTTTTTATGCAGATTACCGATGGAAAAGTACATGAGAGCCAGCGAGCCGGTAGTTACAGTTTTTCCAAGGGAAGCGTGGTGGTAGTGGACCGTGGCTACGTGGATTACAGCTGGCTTGGGGATTTGGACAGCAGGGGGTGTTATTTCGTTACCAGGAGTAAAGTTAATATGAAGTACAAGGTTATCAAGTCCTATCAGAGTGAAGCACTCATGGAAAAGGGGATCCTTAAGGATGAGCTCATTGAGCTATCCGGTGCTGCCTGCAATAAATACAACGGCAAGCCGCTACGCCTAGTCCACTTTTGGGACAGCACCACTGGCAATGAGTACCACTTTTTGACCAATAATACGAAGTGGAAGGCTTCTTTGGTGGCAAACATCTATAAACAACGCTGGCATATCGAAGTCTTCTTCAAGCATCTAAAGCAGCGCTTAAAAGTATCGACATTCATAGGGACTTCTGAAAATGCAGTGATGATCCAGATCTGGACTTCACTCATTGGCATATTACTGTTAAAATACTTACAAAAAAAAGCCAAATATGACTGGAACCTGTCCAATCTGGTCGCATTCATCAGAATGAATATCTTCGTGAAAATAAACATCTGGCAATGGATAGATGATCCCTTTCTCAGGCCGCCTATAAAAGGAAAAAAGGGACAGCTAAAGATCTTCGCAGATTGA
- a CDS encoding endonuclease/exonuclease/phosphatase family protein codes for MSWNILHGANDSEDGKAHAVQIIREINPDIILMVETYGSSKEIADSLGYNFHLIAPEGTALNDKSVNLSIISRCPFGERIDTEFPFYLGGREVIIHKQKIRLFSNWFHYLPWENEPENLGKTAAELLIWERSGAKYEMIQKVLPYLKKYAAQADSIPMILGGDLNTPSHLDWGKDTKKIHNNLVVPWYSTKVLADIGLVDTYRALNPDPITHPGITWHTKGENDDHRIDYIFYKSPKLKALKSESYKVFFNEPIKLNGKEILYPSDHGFVVTTFKIRSLAS; via the coding sequence ATGTCATGGAATATATTGCACGGAGCAAATGATAGTGAGGATGGCAAAGCCCATGCGGTACAGATTATAAGAGAAATAAATCCGGACATCATATTGATGGTGGAAACTTACGGTTCCAGTAAAGAAATAGCCGATTCCTTAGGGTACAATTTTCATTTAATTGCTCCCGAAGGAACAGCTTTAAATGATAAGAGTGTTAATTTGTCCATCATATCTAGGTGTCCTTTTGGTGAACGGATTGACACTGAATTTCCATTTTATCTAGGTGGAAGAGAAGTTATCATCCACAAGCAGAAAATTAGATTATTCTCGAATTGGTTTCATTATTTACCATGGGAAAACGAACCCGAAAATTTGGGTAAAACAGCCGCCGAACTTCTTATTTGGGAAAGATCGGGAGCTAAATATGAAATGATACAAAAGGTATTGCCCTATCTAAAAAAATATGCTGCACAAGCGGATTCAATTCCTATGATTCTTGGTGGAGACCTCAATACGCCGTCTCATTTGGATTGGGGCAAGGATACTAAGAAAATACATAATAATCTGGTGGTTCCCTGGTATTCAACAAAAGTATTGGCCGATATCGGACTGGTGGATACTTATAGAGCCTTGAACCCCGATCCCATCACACATCCAGGTATTACATGGCATACGAAAGGGGAAAATGATGACCATCGGATAGATTATATATTTTACAAAAGCCCAAAGTTAAAAGCGTTAAAATCTGAGTCTTATAAGGTGTTCTTTAATGAGCCAATCAAACTGAACGGTAAAGAAATTTTATACCCTTCTGATCACGGTTTTGTAGTGACAACATTTAAGATAAGGTCACTTGCGTCCTAA
- a CDS encoding TonB-dependent receptor, producing MRCQTVIEYTKAEDWMDFRIGNFRMTSLPKFLLIGIFFLWSGALYGQATENILQGKVNPDHVPVFLATISLYSIDSKLIASSMTDSTGCFRIAHRLTGNYYLLIKHLGYKELRSSFFNPSNGNVGTLHLLRQENTLEAAEVEGKKKLFSVDGGTVVYHVENSIGSQDISAFDALKRSPGVQIENDTDITLNGKSGVQILLDGKQIFLSGKELSDILKSMSSNNLKSIELINNPSARYDATGAAGIINIKTKKNQTKGLNGNISTAFAYGVSPKQLENLAFNYRVNRINVYGTYNHTLGYYNYLYGTDRQQNGKSYDSHTIDVDKRQKMAAQVGVDYFIDEKNTVGFLANGNFIFGGGLTNTATAITTPPSTTAEETLDAINDYYGQNTKRYNFNLNYKYEDTIGHSLNIDADYGLFDKWNKNLQSNIYRDNQYVVTDENLYRTLNDIDIDLKGLKIDYATRLWGGKLETGAKYSAVGSKNNANFYHVKQSEDSLDNRRSNDFHFDEHISSAYVDYKQSIGAWSLQGGLRLEYASSNGTLLYQEYGAGLNEHINRKFTNFFPFFSIATQLTAKQTLSLSYAKRIERPAYQDLNPFVYMLDELSFWKGNPFLVPSLTQRFSLLYSVKNSTIIGINYAYTDQLNAKVTDTLEQDKIMMISKNVGTQQHWSLSLTQTYSPRPWWDMTFNGLLYYIHNDVSFDQYQNLNLRQTAGRAGLLQTFKLPFQMRAEVSVVYNSKRLGGANTISRAVSQADIAFQKSVLKDKATIRLAITDIYKGNQVKYTQNLLGLLSSSYGYYESRQVRLSFNYRFSSGATKDQRNRKSALESESGRIQ from the coding sequence ATGAGGTGTCAAACTGTAATTGAATATACGAAAGCAGAAGATTGGATGGATTTTAGAATTGGCAACTTTCGAATGACTTCTTTACCAAAATTCTTATTAATTGGGATATTCTTCTTATGGAGCGGAGCCCTTTATGGGCAGGCTACGGAAAATATCTTGCAGGGTAAGGTCAATCCTGATCACGTACCTGTTTTCCTGGCTACAATAAGCTTATATAGTATTGATAGCAAACTGATAGCTAGTTCAATGACAGATAGCACGGGCTGTTTTCGGATTGCGCATAGACTAACGGGTAACTATTATTTGTTGATTAAGCACCTTGGTTATAAAGAGTTGAGGAGCAGTTTTTTTAACCCGTCCAATGGCAACGTTGGGACACTACATCTTCTCCGACAGGAGAATACACTGGAAGCGGCAGAAGTCGAAGGTAAAAAGAAGTTGTTTTCTGTAGATGGAGGTACAGTCGTCTATCATGTAGAGAATAGCATAGGCTCACAGGATATATCAGCTTTCGATGCTTTGAAGAGATCCCCTGGTGTGCAGATAGAAAACGATACAGACATTACACTCAATGGGAAAAGTGGGGTACAGATCCTCCTGGACGGAAAACAAATTTTTCTTTCAGGAAAAGAACTTAGTGATATATTGAAATCGATGTCATCCAATAACCTCAAATCCATCGAACTTATCAATAATCCAAGTGCCAGATACGATGCCACTGGAGCTGCAGGTATAATCAATATCAAAACCAAAAAAAATCAGACAAAAGGCTTAAATGGAAACATTTCCACGGCCTTTGCCTATGGTGTCAGTCCCAAACAATTGGAAAACCTTGCATTTAACTATCGGGTTAATAGGATTAATGTCTATGGAACTTACAATCATACATTGGGGTATTACAATTACCTTTATGGTACGGATCGCCAGCAAAATGGAAAGTCGTATGACAGCCATACGATCGACGTGGACAAACGTCAGAAAATGGCGGCTCAAGTCGGGGTCGACTATTTTATTGACGAAAAGAATACGGTCGGTTTTTTGGCAAATGGCAATTTTATCTTTGGAGGAGGTCTCACCAATACCGCTACAGCCATTACGACACCGCCTTCCACCACGGCTGAGGAAACGCTGGATGCCATTAACGATTATTACGGGCAGAATACGAAACGCTACAATTTTAACCTGAACTACAAATACGAAGATACAATAGGGCATAGTCTAAATATTGATGCCGATTACGGTCTCTTCGATAAATGGAACAAAAACCTGCAGTCAAATATTTACCGTGACAATCAGTATGTCGTTACTGACGAAAATCTTTACCGTACTCTTAATGATATCGATATTGATCTAAAAGGATTAAAAATAGACTATGCGACGCGGTTGTGGGGCGGGAAGTTGGAAACAGGTGCCAAATACTCCGCAGTAGGCTCGAAAAATAACGCAAACTTTTATCATGTTAAACAATCGGAAGATAGCCTAGACAACAGACGTTCAAATGATTTTCACTTCGATGAGCATATCAGCAGTGCGTATGTTGACTACAAACAGTCCATTGGTGCTTGGTCTCTACAGGGCGGGCTGCGACTAGAATATGCTAGCTCCAATGGTACCCTACTTTATCAGGAGTATGGGGCAGGTCTCAACGAGCATATCAATAGAAAGTTTACTAACTTTTTTCCCTTTTTTTCCATTGCCACACAATTGACTGCTAAACAGACACTGTCTTTGTCTTATGCCAAACGTATAGAAAGACCAGCATATCAGGATCTCAATCCTTTTGTATATATGCTTGACGAGCTTTCATTCTGGAAAGGGAACCCCTTCCTGGTACCTTCATTGACCCAAAGGTTTTCGTTACTTTATTCCGTGAAAAATTCGACAATAATAGGCATAAACTATGCCTATACAGACCAATTGAACGCAAAAGTAACAGATACACTGGAACAGGATAAAATCATGATGATCAGTAAAAATGTGGGGACACAGCAACATTGGTCCCTGTCCCTGACGCAGACTTATTCGCCTAGGCCCTGGTGGGACATGACTTTCAATGGCCTGTTGTATTATATCCATAATGACGTTTCCTTTGACCAGTACCAAAATCTCAACTTGAGGCAGACTGCGGGACGAGCCGGTCTCCTTCAGACCTTCAAACTCCCCTTTCAGATGCGGGCAGAAGTTTCGGTGGTCTACAATTCAAAACGACTCGGTGGGGCCAATACCATCAGTAGAGCGGTTAGTCAAGCGGACATCGCGTTCCAAAAATCTGTATTAAAAGACAAAGCAACAATACGACTGGCTATCACCGACATCTATAAAGGTAACCAAGTTAAATACACGCAAAATTTACTAGGACTGCTTTCATCAAGTTATGGCTACTACGAATCAAGACAGGTACGTCTGAGTTTCAACTATAGGTTCAGCAGTGGAGCGACTAAGGATCAACGTAATCGCAAATCGGCTCTCGAAAGCGAAAGCGGCCGGATACAATAA